The genomic interval ATCTGCGACGCGATCGTCGACCAGTACGAGACCGTTGCCGAGCAGGTCGAGATCGACGTCGACGAGATCGAGAGCTCGGTGTTCTCCCCCGAGCGGACCAGCGACGCCGAGCGGATCTACCGGCTGAAGCGCGAGGTGCTCGAGATGCGGCGGGCGATCGACCCGCTGCGCGAACCGATGGAGCAGTTCGCCCACGGCGTCGCCGGCCTCGGCCCGAAGGCGAGCCCGTTCTTCCGCGACGTCGCCGATCACCTCAGCCGCGTCTCCGAGCAGACCGAGTCCATCGACACCCTGCTCCAGTCGGCGCTGAACGCACACCTGGCGCGGGTGTCGGTCCAGCAGAACGATGACATGCGGAAAATCTCCGCGTGGGTCGCCATCGCGGCGGTCCCCACGATGCTGGCCGGGATCTACGGGATGAACTTCGACAACATGCCGGAACTGCGGTGGCATTTCGGGTACTACGGCGTACTGCTGCTGATGGCCGTCGTCTGCTCGACCATGTACCGCTTCTTCCGGAAGGTCGGCTGGCTGTAGCCAGCAGCGCATTTGCCTGGCAGACCCACCAATTTGCCTGGCAGACCCACCAGGTTGGGGGTTACCCACTCGCGTCATGGGTACGGAACCCCCTATTTCCCTGGCAAGCCAGGGAAATAGGGGCCGGCGTGGCGAGGGGTGCGTTCCTCAGGTGGCGGTGATCGTGCTCGTGGCCAGGAGGATTACCAGGACTATTCCCAGGAGGACGCGGTAGAAGGCGAAGACCTCGATGGTGTGTTTGGCCACGAAGCGGAGTAGCCAGGCGATCGAGGCATAAGCCACCACGAAGCTGACGAGTGTGCCGACGAGGAGTGGGCCGGCGCCGACGTTGCCGTGGAGGGCGTCCTTCAGTTCGTAGACGCCTGCGCCTACCAGCGCCGGGATGCCCAGCAGGAACGAGATTCTCGTCGCAGCTACGCGGTCGAGGCCGCGGAACAGGCCTGCGGAGATCGTGGCGCCGGAGCGGGAGATGCCGGGGATCAGCGCGAGGCACTGGACGAGGCCCATGACGAGCGCGTCCACGAACGTGATGCGGGTCAGCGGGCGTTCCTTCGTGCCGATACGTTCGGCGGCGACCATCACGACCGACCAGCCGATCAGCGCCCCGGCCACCCACCACAGGCTGCGCAGCGGGCCGGAGATCAGGTCCCGCGCCAAGAACCCGACGATCACGATCGGCACCGAGCCGACGATCACGTACCAGCCCATCCGGTGGTCGAACTCGCCGCGGTGCTCCGGCTTCGCCAGCCCGCGGACCCAGGCGACCGCGATCCGGGAGATGTCCTTCCAGAAGTACAGGACGACGGCGGCGATCGCGCCGACCTGGATCACCGCGGTGAACCCGGTGATCGAAGGGTCGTCGATCTTCAGTCCGAGGATCTTCGACACGATCGTCAGGTGGCCGGTGCTGGAGACCGGCAGGAATTCGGTCAGGCCCTCGACGATGCCGAGGATGATGGAGTCCCAGATCGTCATCAGCTACCGACTCCGGACAGCTCCAGGGCCTCGGCGGCCGTGTGCAGGTCGGCGATCCGCTGCTCGACCGTGGACGCGAACGGCGTCAGCGCGACGGTCGTCGCCCCGGCCTCGGCGTACGCCGTGAGCTTGTCCGCGATCCGCTCCTTCGAACCGAGCAGCGAGATCGAGTCGAGGAACCCGAACGGTACGGCGGCCATCGCCTCGCGGTGCTTCTTGTCCAGGTACAGGTCCTGGATCTCCTTCGCCTCCTCGGCGTACCCCATCCGGACCGCGAGCGCGTTGTAGAAGTTCTTCTCCCGGCTGCCCATGCCGCCGATGTACAGCGCGGCGTACCCACGGACCGGGTCCGCCGCCACCTGAATGTCGTCCCCCGTCATCAGCGGGGTCGTGACCACGACGTCGAATCCGTCGAGGTCCTGCTGACGGACCGCGCGGCCCGCCTTGATGTGATTCAACTGCTCTCCAAGGAAGCCGGGATCGTTGAGGATGCCGAGCCAGCCGTCGGCGATCTCGCCGGCCAGCTCGAGGTTCTTCGGGCCTACCGCGGCCAGGTACACCGGCACGTGGTCGCGGATCGGCCGCACGGTCAGTTTCAGCGCCTTGCCCGGTCCGTCGGGCAGCGGCAGCGTGAAGTACTTGCCTTCGTACGCCACTGTCTCGCGCCGCATGGCCGCGTTCACGATGTCAACGTACTCACGCGTCCTGAGCAGAGGCTGAGAGAACCGCACGCCGTGCCAGCCCTCCGACACCTGCGGGCCGGACACGCCGAGGCCGAGCCGGAACCGGCCGTTCGACAGCCGGTCCAGGGTGGCCGCGGTCATCGCGGTCATCGCCGGGGTACGGGCGGGAATCTGGAAGACCGCCGCGCCGACGTCGATCGTGGTCGTCTGGGCGGCGATCCAGCTGAGCAGGGTGGCGGCGTCCGAGCCGTACGCCTCCGCGGCCCAGGTGACCGCGAAACCGAGCGCCTCGGCCTCCTTCACCAGCCTCAGGTGGTCCAGGTGATCGTCGCCGCCGTACACGAAGCCGATGTTGAGTCCGAGTCGCATGACTGGCGAGCCTAGCGAGAGGTTGTCGGTGGCCCGCAATAGGCTCGGGTCATGCAGCAGCGCTATCTCGGTCACAGTGGACTGGCGGTGAGCAGGCTAGGCCTGGGCACGATGTCGTGGGGCCGGGACACCGACGAGCACGAGGCGCGCGAGCAGCTGGCGGCGTTCGTGTCCGCCGGCGGCACGCTGATCGACACCGCCGCGGCGTACGGCGACGGTGACAGCGAGCTGCTGATCGGGTCGCTGCTCGGCGACGTGGTGGACCGCGACGACCTGGTGATCGCGACCAAGGCCGGCTTCAGCGTCCGCCGGGGCGAGCGGATCACCGACACCTCCCGCGGCGCGCTGCTGCGCGACCTGGAGGGCTCGCTGCGCCGGATGAACGTCGACCACATCGACCTGTGGCAGCTGCACACCTGGTCCGACGACGTGCCGCTGGAGGAGACGCTCTCCGCGCTCGACCACGCCGTCAGCTCAGGCAAGGTGCGCTATGTCGGCATCTCGAACTACGCGGGCTGGAAGTCCGCCCGGGCCGTCACCTGGCAGCAGGCCTGGCCGGGCCGCGCGATCCCCGTGTCCAACCAGGTGGAGTATTCGCTGCTCGCCCGGGACGCCGAGGTGGACGCGCTGCGCGCCGCCGCCGGGCTCGGGATCGGGATCCTGGCGTGGTCCCCGCTCGGCCGGGGCGTGCTGACCGGGAAGTACCGCACGGGCATCCCGGCGGACTCGCGGGCGGCGTCTCAGCATCTGTCCAGATTCGTCGACCCCTACCTCGACGCGCGGTCTTCGGGCATCGTGGAGGCGGTCGCGCGAGCCGCCGACGGGCTCGGCTGGACCCCGCTCGAGGTGGCGTTGACCTGGGTGCGGGACCGGCCCGGCGTGTCGGCGGCCATCGTCGGGGCCCGGACTGCGCTGCAATTGAAGTCAGTGCTCGGAGTGGAGGAACTCACCCTTCCGCCCGCGATCGCCGCGGCGCTGGAGGATGTTTCGTGAGGGTTTGGTTGTTCCCGTAGGTGGAGGTGCGGATGGCCGAATACGAGCTGCAGCAGTTCGAGGTGTCCAGGACGGAGTCCCGCGGTGCGGTGCGCAGACTGCTCACCGAGCACGCGGAGTACGGCGGGTGGGAGCTTGCCCGTCTGCGTCGTTATCCCGACGGCACCCGCCGCGTCTGGCTCCGCCGCCGCATCATCCGCGTGATGCGGACCCTCTGAGCAACACACTCACCAGCTCCCGTCGGCTCCCGACGCCGACCTTGTCGAACGACGCCCGTACGTGCTCCTGCACGGTGTGCGGCGACAGGCACAACCGCTCGACGATCTGCCGCGTGGAGTAGCCGCGCAGCAGGAGCTCGGTCACCCGCTGCTGAGCCGGCGTCAGGCCGTGCAGATCGAGCAGCAAGGACCCCAGCTGGGCCGGTGTCACCGGCTCCATCACCACCACGATCTGCCCGTCGTCACCGAGCCGCGACGCCTGCAACTCGAGCCACTCGCCGCCCCGCGTCCGGACCTTCAGCCGCGCAGTCGCCCCGTCGAGCTGCATCCGGGCCGCCACCGAGCGCACGGAGACCGGCAACTGCTCCCCCGGTCCCAGCTCCGAGATCCAGTACTCCGCCTCAAAACTCATCGACTGCATCCGCAGCATCCCATCAAGCACCACCACCCCAGGACCAACCGCAGCAGATCCAACCGGCCCGGTGTCTGCTGCGGGTGCTCGGAGGCCCAGGCGCAGTCCCTCGCCGAGGTGCGGGGCAAGCCGTCGTACCAGCTGGATCTCGGGTTCGGCGAAGCCTGACTCCGCGTTCTCGCGGTGCAGGCACAGGACGCCCCAGCAACGGCCGTTCGACATCAGCGCGGCCCGGAGCTCGTCGCCGAGACCGAGCGGGCGCATCAACTCGACGTACCGCGGGCTGTTCGCCCACTCGCCCCTCGTCGCCTGGCCGAGCGACCGCACCGGATCCCGGCCGCCGGCCAGTGCGGCGAACTTGTTGACGTCGTCCTGCCCGAACTCGTTCGCGATGAACTGTTCGGTGATCGCACCGAGCGGCTCGTCGACCATCGCCGAGGTGAACAGCACCGTCGCCGGATCGACCGTCGCGAAGAACGCCGCGTCGACCGTCAGCACACCCCGCAGCCGCCCGAGCATCTCGGACCGCAACTGATCGGCGTCCAGCCCCGCGTAACAACGCTGGATCAGCACCTCAAGGCGATCCCCCGCCCCCATGATCAGGATGCTACGCCGAGTTGCCGCAGGAATCCGAGGTCGTCGAGCAAACCCCAGCGTTCGACGATCAGCCCGTCCCGGAGCCTCCAGATGTTGATCCCGGGCAGGCTGACGGTCTTCCCGCTCGGCGGCACGCCCATCACCTCGCCGCGCTGCGTCCCGCCGGCCGTGAAGCGCTCCACGACGAGGTCCCCCTCCGCGATCAGCGCGTGCAGGTCGCTGTGCCAGTCCGGGAACGCGGCCCGCATCATCTTCCCGGCCTCCCGCATCCCCTCGCGGTCCGGCGTGACGCCGAACGGCGGGTCGTGGTTGATGAAGTCCTCGGCCAGGTGCGTGTCCACGGCGCCGAGATCCCCTTTGGTGAACAGTCCGTCGATGAAGTCCTTGACGACGGTCTTGTTGCTCTCTGTTGTGCTCATAGGTCGATCGTGCGCGGGTCCGGATCCGGGCTGTACCCCGATTAGTTGGGGTTCTGCCGATGAAATATCTCTGCGACAGAGGTATCGTCGGGAGCGTGACCGAGACTCTCGCCGAGGACCTGCTCGCCGCGATCGGGCTGGTGCGCCGCCGCCTCCGCCGATCGGCGGGACGCCCGCCGGCGCTGAGCACGCTGACCGGCTCGCAGGCGGAGCTGGTCCGGCTCGTGCGCCGCAATCCGGGCATCTCCGTCGCCGAGGCGGCCGCCGAGCTCGGCCTGGTCGCCAACACGGTGTCGACCCTGGTCGGCCAACTCACCGAGCGCGGCATGCTGCTGCGCAGATCGGACGAGAGCGACCGTCGGGTTGCCCGGCTGACCCTGACCGAGCCGGCGCGCGAGCAGGTCGAGGCCTGGCGTGATCGCCGCACCGCCCTCGTCACCGAGGCCCTCGACGGTCTCGACCCCGCCGACCGTGACGCGTTGCAGGCGGTGCTACCCGTTCTCGGCGTACTGGCCGAGCGGCTCACCCCATCCGAGCAGGACATCGAGGAGCGCGTATGAGTGCGGAACCCGCATCACCACCGGCGCCGGCCGTCGAGATCACCGGGCTCAGTCACAAGTTCGGCGACCATCTCGCGGTCGACAGCCTCGACCTGACCGTCGCCCCCGGCGAGTGCTTCGGTCTGCTCGGCCCGAACGGCGCCGGCAAGACGACCACGCTCCGAGTGTTGAACACGCTCTATCCACCGCAGTCGGGCACGGTCCGGGTCTTCGGCCTCGACGTCCGCACCGACGCGATGTCGGTACGGCGGATGCTCGGGTACGTCCCGCAACAGCTGTCCATCGAGGGAGCGCTCTCCGGCCGGGAGAACGTTTCCTGGTTCGCCCGGTTGTTCGACGTACCTCGGCGTGAACGGGCCGCCCGCGTGGCCGAAGTACTCGAGATCGTCGACCTCACCGATGCCGCCGACCGGCTCGCGTCGACGTACTCCGGCGGCATGGTCCGCCGCCTCGAGCTCGCGCAGGCGCTGGTCAACCGGCCCGCGCTGCTCGTGCTCGACGAGCCGACGGTCGGGCTGGACCCGGTCGCGCGGGACTCGGTGTGGGCGCGCGTGCAGGACATGCAGAAGCGGTACGGGATGACCGTGCTGCTGACCACGCACTACATGGAGGAGGCCGACATCCTCTGTGACCGGGTTGCGCTGATGCATCTGGGCCGGTTGCGGGCCGTCGGCTCGCCAACTGATCTCAAGGCCGAACTGGGTCCCGAGGCGAGCCTCGAGGACGTGTTCCGGCACCACACCGGCGAAAGCCTTGCGGCTTCGGAGAAGGGAGGCCTGCGCGATGTCCGTGGCACCCGTCGCACCGCCCAGCGCATGGGTTGAGAGCCGGCCGCGCGCCGCGCTCCGGTTGTTCTCGCGGATCGGCACGTTCTGCCTGATCGAGCTGCAGAAGCTGCGGCACGACCGGACCGAGCTGGTCACGCGGGCGATCCAGCCGATCCTGTGGCTGGTGATCTTCGGCCAGACGTTCAGCCGGATCCGGGCGATCCCGACCGGCAACGTCCCGTACCTCGACTATCTCGCGCCGGGCATCATCGCCCAGTCGGCGCTGTTCGTCGCGATCTTCTACGGCATCCAGATCATCTGGGAACGCGACGCCGGCATTCTCACGAAGCTGCTCGTCACGCCCTCACCGCGTTCCGCGCTGGTGGCCGGGAAGGCGTTCGCGGCCGGAGTACGGACGATCTCGCAGGCGATCGTCGTGCTGATCGTGGCCGCGCTGCTCGGCGTACACCTGACCTGGAACCCGTTGAAGATCCTGGCGGTGCTCGTGGTCGTCGTACTGGGCGCCGCGTTCTTCTCCTGCTTGTCGATGACGATCGCCGGGATGGTACTGCGGCGCGATCGGCTGATGGGGATCGGGCAGGCGATCACGATGCCGCTGTTCTTCGCGTCGAGCGCGCTGTACCCGATCGCGATCATGCCCGGCTGGTTGAAGGTGCTGAGCCACGCCAATCCGCTGACGTACGAAGTGAGCGCTCTGCGCGGTCTCCTGATCGGCCAGCCCACCAACTACCTGCTCGACTTCGGCGTCCTGATCGTCGCCGCGTTCGCCGGCATCTGCGCCGCATCGGCCCTCCTCAGCCGTCTCGCGCGTTAGAGATCGTGGCGGACCCAGACGTTGGGTTCGACATAGACGGCGTGGTTGTGGCGGACGTCGCAGTGGACCGGCACCAGGGCCTTCGGTACGACGACATCGCCGGTGGTGTCGAACGGCAGGCCGGTCCACTCGCGCCACTCGTCAAGGGTGCCGGCGATGACCATCGACCGTGGCGCGACCTCGACGATCTTCCCGCCGGCTTTGACGTGGACGCGCAGCCACGGGTCTTCGGGTAGACCATCCGGCCGCAGCTGGTCGACGTACTCCGTCATCGGCTGGTGCGGATCGGTCTTGCCGTTGGGGCGGAGCGGGGCGTACAGGGCGGTGTGGCCTTTCGCCTTCACGGCTTGGCGCATCGCGGCGAGCATGTCATGGGAGAGCCCGCGGCCGAGGTGGGTCGGGCGGATCAGGATCTCCAGTGCGCTGGACACATTCGGCTCGCGGCCGCTGCGCAGGTCCTGGAAGCCCCAGTGCAGGACGCGGTCCCACCCGCCGGTCGGTAGGGCGGTGCGGTTCTCGTCCGGGTACACGAACGGAATGCTCCGGCCGTGCGCGATCAGTTCACCGTCCTCGGTCGCCACCACGCACTGGTCCGGGAAGTGCACCGGCACCCGTCCCATGAACGCGTTCCCGATCGGGTCGTTGTGCATGAACGCCGGCCAGACGTCGGCGAAGTCGTACAGCTGCTCCAGATACTGAGGCCGCTCGGCCAGGGTGGTGATGACGATCGCTGCCATGTGCTGCAGTCTGGCACCGCAGCAGTACGAGTCCAGCGATTATCGCCGTGACCGTCCCGGCGCCGACCAGCGTTGTCTCCGCGCCGATCGTCGCGATGATCGGTCCACCGACCAGCAGGCCCGCCGAGCTGCCCGCATTCGTCACCACGGTCTGCCCTGACAACAACGCGCGCCGCTCGGGGCCCGATGATTCCCGGGCGATCAGCTGGGAGATCGCGGCGTTCCCGATGGCCACAGTGAGGCCGGCGCCCGCTCCCAGCGCCGCGATAGCCGGCGGTGTCGTCCACAGCCCCATGCCCACGAAGCACAGACCGGCGCAGGCCCAGGCGACCGCTTCCAGCGGCACTGGTTTGATGCGCCGGATCACCGCCAGCGATACGGCCGAACCGATCAGCGAGCCGACGCCGTACCCGGTCATGCCGGCGGCCAGGTAGACCCCCGGGCGCCCGCGGTGCTCGCCGACGATCGACAAGCCGAGACTGAACGCGAACCACATCACGCAGCCGGTGCCGCGGATGATCCAGCCGTAGAGAACGCCGGGCCGGCCCTTGAGGCTCAACCGGATCGACGGCGTCGGCGTACCCTCTGGAGCGCGCTCTGCCCGCACCGTGCAGGCGAGAAGACCGGCAACGAGTACTGCGACGGCCTCGATCCACAGCAGACTGTTGGTCAGGCCGGTCGCCACAGCCAACGCACCGGCAGAAGGTCCGAGCAGCATGCCGATCCTGCGGAGGCCGTCCTGCCACGTGAGCAGTACGACGGCCTGTCCCTCGCGCCAGCGGTCCCCGGTGTCGGCCAGGAGCGCCGATCGGCCCGGACTCGACAACGCGTCACCGAAGCCGAGGAGCAACCCGCTCAGGACGAGCAGTGCCGGCGTGAGCAGCCCGAGCTCGGCCCCTGCCGGCACGGACGCCAGCCCGAGCGCGGAGATCGCGGCGACCACGGCGAGCCGCGGACCGGAATCCACCCATTGGCGGGCCTTTCGCGCCCACCACGGCGACAGCAGCATCGGTGCGCCCGCGACACCGCCGACCAGTCCGGTCGCGGCGACGGAGCCGGTCTCCCGCAGGATCACCAGCGGCAGCGCGATCTGCGTGAACCGGAGCGAGAAGTCCGCCACTCCTCCCCCGGCCAGCAACGCGATCGCTTCGGTCCGGGGCCTCATGCCCTTGATTCTTTGCGAATCCGGCCTGTTCAGGTACCCATCGGCAGTTGGGTGATTGCCATAGGCTGAACCTATGGCCTCATTACCATCGGTCGAGGATCTGCGCCTGGTCCAGGCGATCAGCCGCACCGGCGCCGTCGCCACCGCAGCCCGTGAACTGCGCATCTCGCAGCCGTCGGCTTCGCAGCGGCTGAGTCGGCTGGAGCGGACGTGCGGCACCACGCTCTTCGAGCGCGACACCCGCGGTGCCCGGCCGACCCCGGCCGGCGCCGAGCTCACCCGCCGTGCCGACCACATCCTTCGCCACCTCGAGGAGGTGTACGACGCGACCCGGGCGGCCGCCACCGGTCAACGCCTGGTGATCGGCACGTTCGGAGGCCTGTCGCCGATCCTCTTCCCGGTCCTCGACGCCCTGCTACCCGACGTCGACATCGAGCAGCAGGTCGACCACGGCCACTTCCTGGTCGAGCGCGTCGCCGAGGGAACCATGGACGCCGCCTTCATCGCGATCGCCGAGCAGATGACGCTCCCCCGCGGCACCGTCGCCCGGCGGATCGGCTACGACGACCTCGTCCTGTTCGTGCCGTCCGGCGCCCGTCCACCTGGTCGCGGCCGGCAGCCGCTCAACGGCAGGCCGATCGTGTTCGCGACCTACGATCGCGGGGTCGACGAGATCCACGCCCGCCTGGTCGCCCTGGGCGCGACTCCGCGCCGCGGCGTCAACCTCGGCACCACTGTCGCCATGGCTCGCCGCCGTTCCCACCTGGCACTCGTGCCCCGCACCGCCCTCGCCACCGAACTCCGGCCCGGCGAACACCTCGCGACCGCGCCCTTCCGCTACCGCCTCACCCTCTCCGTGGTCACCACGCCGACTCCGCCCAAGCCCCTCATGGCCCACCTCCGCGACCTCCGCGCCACGTTGAACTTGTCGTGAACAACGGTGAGTCGGGGCGCCGGAGGCGGCAGACTCGGGGACATGAACCTGGGGCGGTTGGCGCGTGGGCGGCGGGTGTTGGTGGGCTTCTTGGGAGCGGCGGTCGTGCAGGTGGCGGCCGTTGCTGTTGACGGCAAGATCCTCAAGGAGGCCAGCAAGGCGACGCTGATGCCGTCGCCGTGGCAGTGGTCGCGTACGCAGGACGCGCCGCCGCTGCTGTGCTCTCCCCCGGCCTCGGTAGCCGGCGGATCCCGGTGGCGGCGTACGCCGTCGGTCAGTACCTGCTGACGTCAGGCGTGACCAGTTCTGACCGGTAGTGGTCATCCTCGTTGACCGTTGGCCGCCGCCCCTGTGGGGTGAAGGTTATGGCGACCGTCGACGACGTACGACGACAGTTCCGGAACCCGCCGCCCGAGGGGCGGCCGATGATGCGCTGGTGGTGGTTCGGACCGTCGGTCGAGCGGGACGAACTGGACCGGGAGCTGCGGGCGATGGCAGCGGCCGGGCTCGGTGGGGTCGAGGTCGCGTTCGTCTATCCGATGGGGCCGGTCACTGCGCCGTTCGGTTCGCCGGAGCTCCTGGAGCTGGTCGGGCACGCGGCGCGGACGGCGCACTCGCTCGGGCTGCGGTTCGACGTGACGCTGGGCAGCGGGTGGTCGTACGGCGGCGGGCACATCGGACCCGAGCACGCCGCACGGCAGTTGCACTGGGATCGCCGCGAGATCGGCGCGGCGGCGTACGACGTGCCCGTTGTGGCTGCTTGGCCCGGTGACGAGTTCGTCGCGGCGTTCGTGGGTGATGGGTCGTCCCCATCGTCGTACGTCGAGGTTCCTGTAAGCGACGGGACAGTCCACGTTCCGGCCGGCGGGCAGCCGCGCGAGGTGCTGAT from Kribbella sp. NBC_00709 carries:
- the corA gene encoding magnesium/cobalt transporter CorA; this translates as MYAEGERQDLPKDPETVAQAIDDDHGSFGWIGLHDPSHAEMQRVQRLFDLHDLAVEDALQIHQRPKVERFGDTILVVLRTLWYVDEGDAVETGQVTAFIGQRYVVTVRHGEGGELATTRHQLEERASMLGHGPAAVLWAICDAIVDQYETVAEQVEIDVDEIESSVFSPERTSDAERIYRLKREVLEMRRAIDPLREPMEQFAHGVAGLGPKASPFFRDVADHLSRVSEQTESIDTLLQSALNAHLARVSVQQNDDMRKISAWVAIAAVPTMLAGIYGMNFDNMPELRWHFGYYGVLLLMAVVCSTMYRFFRKVGWL
- a CDS encoding undecaprenyl-diphosphate phosphatase; amino-acid sequence: MTIWDSIILGIVEGLTEFLPVSSTGHLTIVSKILGLKIDDPSITGFTAVIQVGAIAAVVLYFWKDISRIAVAWVRGLAKPEHRGEFDHRMGWYVIVGSVPIVIVGFLARDLISGPLRSLWWVAGALIGWSVVMVAAERIGTKERPLTRITFVDALVMGLVQCLALIPGISRSGATISAGLFRGLDRVAATRISFLLGIPALVGAGVYELKDALHGNVGAGPLLVGTLVSFVVAYASIAWLLRFVAKHTIEVFAFYRVLLGIVLVILLATSTITAT
- a CDS encoding LLM class F420-dependent oxidoreductase, with product MRLGLNIGFVYGGDDHLDHLRLVKEAEALGFAVTWAAEAYGSDAATLLSWIAAQTTTIDVGAAVFQIPARTPAMTAMTAATLDRLSNGRFRLGLGVSGPQVSEGWHGVRFSQPLLRTREYVDIVNAAMRRETVAYEGKYFTLPLPDGPGKALKLTVRPIRDHVPVYLAAVGPKNLELAGEIADGWLGILNDPGFLGEQLNHIKAGRAVRQQDLDGFDVVVTTPLMTGDDIQVAADPVRGYAALYIGGMGSREKNFYNALAVRMGYAEEAKEIQDLYLDKKHREAMAAVPFGFLDSISLLGSKERIADKLTAYAEAGATTVALTPFASTVEQRIADLHTAAEALELSGVGS
- a CDS encoding aldo/keto reductase, with translation MQQRYLGHSGLAVSRLGLGTMSWGRDTDEHEAREQLAAFVSAGGTLIDTAAAYGDGDSELLIGSLLGDVVDRDDLVIATKAGFSVRRGERITDTSRGALLRDLEGSLRRMNVDHIDLWQLHTWSDDVPLEETLSALDHAVSSGKVRYVGISNYAGWKSARAVTWQQAWPGRAIPVSNQVEYSLLARDAEVDALRAAAGLGIGILAWSPLGRGVLTGKYRTGIPADSRAASQHLSRFVDPYLDARSSGIVEAVARAADGLGWTPLEVALTWVRDRPGVSAAIVGARTALQLKSVLGVEELTLPPAIAAALEDVS
- a CDS encoding DUF5703 family protein — protein: MAEYELQQFEVSRTESRGAVRRLLTEHAEYGGWELARLRRYPDGTRRVWLRRRIIRVMRTL
- a CDS encoding LuxR C-terminal-related transcriptional regulator — encoded protein: MGAGDRLEVLIQRCYAGLDADQLRSEMLGRLRGVLTVDAAFFATVDPATVLFTSAMVDEPLGAITEQFIANEFGQDDVNKFAALAGGRDPVRSLGQATRGEWANSPRYVELMRPLGLGDELRAALMSNGRCWGVLCLHRENAESGFAEPEIQLVRRLAPHLGEGLRLGLRAPAADTGPVGSAAVGPGVVVLDGMLRMQSMSFEAEYWISELGPGEQLPVSVRSVAARMQLDGATARLKVRTRGGEWLELQASRLGDDGQIVVVMEPVTPAQLGSLLLDLHGLTPAQQRVTELLLRGYSTRQIVERLCLSPHTVQEHVRASFDKVGVGSRRELVSVLLRGSASRG
- a CDS encoding ester cyclase is translated as MSTTESNKTVVKDFIDGLFTKGDLGAVDTHLAEDFINHDPPFGVTPDREGMREAGKMMRAAFPDWHSDLHALIAEGDLVVERFTAGGTQRGEVMGVPPSGKTVSLPGINIWRLRDGLIVERWGLLDDLGFLRQLGVAS
- a CDS encoding MarR family winged helix-turn-helix transcriptional regulator, which translates into the protein MTETLAEDLLAAIGLVRRRLRRSAGRPPALSTLTGSQAELVRLVRRNPGISVAEAAAELGLVANTVSTLVGQLTERGMLLRRSDESDRRVARLTLTEPAREQVEAWRDRRTALVTEALDGLDPADRDALQAVLPVLGVLAERLTPSEQDIEERV
- a CDS encoding ABC transporter ATP-binding protein — its product is MSAEPASPPAPAVEITGLSHKFGDHLAVDSLDLTVAPGECFGLLGPNGAGKTTTLRVLNTLYPPQSGTVRVFGLDVRTDAMSVRRMLGYVPQQLSIEGALSGRENVSWFARLFDVPRRERAARVAEVLEIVDLTDAADRLASTYSGGMVRRLELAQALVNRPALLVLDEPTVGLDPVARDSVWARVQDMQKRYGMTVLLTTHYMEEADILCDRVALMHLGRLRAVGSPTDLKAELGPEASLEDVFRHHTGESLAASEKGGLRDVRGTRRTAQRMG
- a CDS encoding ABC transporter permease; this translates as MSVAPVAPPSAWVESRPRAALRLFSRIGTFCLIELQKLRHDRTELVTRAIQPILWLVIFGQTFSRIRAIPTGNVPYLDYLAPGIIAQSALFVAIFYGIQIIWERDAGILTKLLVTPSPRSALVAGKAFAAGVRTISQAIVVLIVAALLGVHLTWNPLKILAVLVVVVLGAAFFSCLSMTIAGMVLRRDRLMGIGQAITMPLFFASSALYPIAIMPGWLKVLSHANPLTYEVSALRGLLIGQPTNYLLDFGVLIVAAFAGICAASALLSRLAR
- a CDS encoding MFS transporter, which encodes MRPRTEAIALLAGGGVADFSLRFTQIALPLVILRETGSVAATGLVGGVAGAPMLLSPWWARKARQWVDSGPRLAVVAAISALGLASVPAGAELGLLTPALLVLSGLLLGFGDALSSPGRSALLADTGDRWREGQAVVLLTWQDGLRRIGMLLGPSAGALAVATGLTNSLLWIEAVAVLVAGLLACTVRAERAPEGTPTPSIRLSLKGRPGVLYGWIIRGTGCVMWFAFSLGLSIVGEHRGRPGVYLAAGMTGYGVGSLIGSAVSLAVIRRIKPVPLEAVAWACAGLCFVGMGLWTTPPAIAALGAGAGLTVAIGNAAISQLIARESSGPERRALLSGQTVVTNAGSSAGLLVGGPIIATIGAETTLVGAGTVTAIIAGLVLLRCQTAAHGSDRHHHPGRAASVSGAAVRLRRRLAGVHAQRPDRERVHGTGAGALPGPVRGGDRGR
- a CDS encoding LysR family transcriptional regulator, which encodes MASLPSVEDLRLVQAISRTGAVATAARELRISQPSASQRLSRLERTCGTTLFERDTRGARPTPAGAELTRRADHILRHLEEVYDATRAAATGQRLVIGTFGGLSPILFPVLDALLPDVDIEQQVDHGHFLVERVAEGTMDAAFIAIAEQMTLPRGTVARRIGYDDLVLFVPSGARPPGRGRQPLNGRPIVFATYDRGVDEIHARLVALGATPRRGVNLGTTVAMARRRSHLALVPRTALATELRPGEHLATAPFRYRLTLSVVTTPTPPKPLMAHLRDLRATLNLS